A single genomic interval of Paracoccus contaminans harbors:
- the rplE gene encoding 50S ribosomal protein L5, with protein MLDQAKYTPRLKSVYQDQIRAALKEEFGYRNDMQIPRLDKIVLNMGIGEAVKDTKKVKQGADELSLIAGQKAVITKAKKSIAGFRVREEMPLGAKVTLRGDRMYEFLDRLINIALPRVRDFRGVKGTAFDGRGNYAMGLKEHIVFPEINFDKVDEVLGMDIIIATTAKTDAEAKALLKHFNMPFNS; from the coding sequence ATGCTGGACCAAGCCAAGTACACCCCCCGCCTCAAGTCGGTCTATCAGGACCAGATCCGCGCCGCGCTCAAGGAAGAGTTCGGCTACCGGAACGACATGCAGATCCCGCGTCTGGACAAGATCGTCCTGAACATGGGCATCGGCGAGGCCGTCAAGGACACCAAGAAGGTCAAGCAGGGCGCCGACGAGCTGTCGCTGATCGCCGGGCAGAAGGCCGTCATCACCAAGGCCAAGAAGTCGATCGCCGGCTTCCGCGTGCGCGAGGAGATGCCGCTGGGTGCCAAGGTCACGCTGCGCGGCGACCGGATGTATGAATTCCTCGATCGCCTGATCAACATCGCGCTGCCGCGCGTGCGCGACTTCCGCGGCGTCAAGGGCACGGCGTTCGACGGCCGCGGCAACTATGCCATGGGCCTGAAAGAGCACATCGTTTTCCCGGAGATCAACTTCGACAAGGTCGACGAGGTTCTGGGGATGGACATCATCATCGCGACCACGGCGAAGACCGACGCCGAAGCCAAGGCGCTGTTGAAGCATTTCAACATGCCCTTCAACAGCTGA